In Synechococcus sp. PCC 6312, one genomic interval encodes:
- a CDS encoding NYN domain-containing protein, with translation MNLFRSPTQSWLIITLSTLAAGTISTLALTLKDPVAIILSSGLGALGGSAVTQSRKQQDSTTKADPAQEKDTLRVDLAVLQSQLQALGHTYQQTQTQLLKTQQQELSKIHSTLAARMDEIQAMLPVVSSPRLVALPSLNRDTISLSTNSGKLKTVILFDIENLTEGYKNRNGHISRVSIKDILEQIKSVEIVGEIVGQYAYADWSNSALKPIRQEISQLGIKPEQFINFEHDIKKNATDIQLSVDAIHLVQQNPIVSCVVIVSGDGGFASLAEKLRWYGKLLVGCAYDNSASKKLQAMCHHFIQIPYPVDNRKQALSGTLGETQPSATPRPILRSQVLPDSPTPAMPEVSVTAADVAEEESTPPPPLNPTDSDPANRRRRRRKRPTSELPQPQNSNTVMSPRKAMLEFADGLASKISPLTSVDPIEAAKKIQEILNAYFYASPKSAAFQTEGIFPSLVEPNIYVIIPNLKQIFLPLGIVRFNEYLRLSCRDSEFCLARAGNCLKLFLRADIPEPFTLEPDVLPKPLHDPETYRQILAADFGELVNPNGYQFKESLPSPSVLEKVGLELIQLRPLNVAMNDLVKKIMLVLDHQIIESEVRRALFVFRSAGVLHFGIDPVQPSERMVSLNPEINSPSDLHQALLCALQAKLIPILTTVAETINQEMLASLLFSLEQ, from the coding sequence ATGAATCTGTTTCGCTCCCCAACTCAATCTTGGTTAATTATTACCCTCAGTACCCTCGCTGCTGGCACCATTTCAACCCTGGCCTTGACGTTGAAAGACCCAGTGGCAATTATTTTAAGCAGTGGCCTGGGGGCATTGGGGGGCAGTGCGGTAACACAGTCACGGAAGCAGCAAGACTCAACGACAAAAGCTGACCCGGCCCAGGAGAAAGACACACTTAGGGTTGACTTAGCAGTATTACAATCCCAACTCCAGGCCCTCGGCCACACCTACCAACAGACTCAGACCCAGTTATTAAAGACCCAGCAGCAGGAACTCAGCAAAATCCACTCCACCTTGGCCGCCCGAATGGATGAGATCCAGGCCATGCTGCCAGTGGTTTCCAGTCCACGCCTGGTGGCATTACCGTCCCTTAATCGAGACACAATTTCCCTCTCTACCAACTCTGGGAAGCTCAAGACCGTTATTTTATTTGATATTGAAAACCTGACGGAAGGATACAAAAATCGCAATGGGCATATTTCTCGCGTTTCGATCAAGGACATCTTAGAGCAAATCAAATCTGTTGAAATTGTCGGGGAAATTGTCGGGCAATATGCTTATGCGGATTGGAGTAATAGTGCCCTCAAACCCATTCGTCAAGAAATTAGTCAGTTAGGGATTAAGCCCGAGCAATTTATTAACTTTGAACATGACATCAAGAAAAATGCTACGGATATTCAATTGTCTGTAGATGCGATTCACTTAGTTCAACAAAACCCCATTGTTAGCTGTGTGGTGATTGTCTCTGGGGATGGTGGTTTTGCTTCCCTTGCTGAGAAACTCCGTTGGTATGGAAAACTGCTGGTTGGGTGTGCCTATGACAATTCTGCCAGTAAGAAACTCCAGGCCATGTGTCATCACTTTATTCAGATTCCCTATCCCGTTGACAACCGTAAGCAGGCCCTCTCTGGTACGCTTGGGGAGACTCAACCATCCGCCACTCCCCGCCCCATCCTCCGCAGCCAAGTTCTCCCTGACTCTCCCACTCCTGCTATGCCAGAGGTTTCGGTTACTGCCGCTGATGTAGCTGAGGAAGAGTCAACGCCACCCCCCCCATTGAACCCGACAGATAGCGATCCCGCCAACAGACGCAGAAGAAGACGGAAACGCCCCACCTCAGAACTCCCTCAGCCTCAAAACTCTAATACGGTCATGAGTCCTAGAAAAGCGATGCTGGAGTTTGCCGATGGCCTGGCCAGTAAAATTTCACCCCTAACCTCCGTTGATCCCATTGAGGCCGCCAAGAAGATTCAAGAAATCCTGAACGCGTATTTTTATGCCTCACCCAAATCGGCAGCTTTTCAAACGGAAGGAATATTCCCCAGCCTCGTTGAACCTAACATTTACGTCATCATTCCCAACCTGAAGCAAATCTTTCTCCCCTTGGGTATCGTCAGATTTAACGAATACCTGCGATTGTCCTGTCGGGATTCAGAGTTTTGTCTTGCGCGGGCCGGCAACTGCCTCAAATTGTTTCTCCGTGCCGATATTCCGGAGCCTTTTACCCTTGAGCCGGATGTCCTCCCCAAACCCCTCCATGATCCGGAAACCTATCGTCAGATTCTAGCTGCGGACTTTGGCGAACTTGTCAACCCCAATGGTTACCAATTTAAGGAGAGCTTGCCCAGCCCCTCTGTTCTAGAAAAAGTTGGCCTGGAGTTAATCCAGTTACGCCCCCTGAATGTGGCAATGAATGATCTAGTTAAGAAAATAATGCTTGTATTGGATCATCAAATCATCGAAAGCGAGGTGAGGCGGGCCTTGTTTGTATTTCGTTCAGCGGGGGTTTTACATTTCGGGATTGATCCAGTGCAGCCGAGTGAACGGATGGTGAGCCTAAACCCAGAGATTAACTCCCCTTCTGATCTACACCAGGCCCTCCTGTGCGCCCTCCAGGCCAAGTTGATACCCATCCTCACCACGGTGGCAGAAACAATCAATCAGGAAATGTTGGCATCGCTTCTATTTAGTTTGGAACAGTAA
- a CDS encoding polysaccharide biosynthesis/export family protein, translating to MSYSHLKPPLTATLTQFFVLATVGLSVLAAEFRVLAQASSPAPNYRPNPGLAPATDSMNVYLLGPGDSIQVSVLGFDEYKGLPPQIILPDGTISIPLVERFVVSGKTVTQVKQELTRRLSEYLVDPTVEVQLTSLRPLTVTVAGEVRRPGPLQLQPIPLGESGSGGDETARSRIIPTLAQAIAAAGGVTKEADVRDIIINRIGVNGISQTMTVNLWNSIQASSSNQDISLRDGDSIFIPKATALSQGDQKLLARSAFGSPTVKVRVVGEVKRPGEIEVSPDSTLSSAIAVAGGPTDKANLTRVRFYRLQANGTVNEKTLNIEKLTEPTQVEDGDVIMIPKGDGYRFLDAIGTVLGPLGAAAAFIRIFQ from the coding sequence ATGTCTTACAGCCATCTCAAACCACCCTTGACAGCCACTCTGACCCAATTTTTTGTTTTAGCAACTGTTGGCTTATCAGTCTTGGCAGCAGAATTTAGGGTATTGGCACAAGCCTCCAGTCCAGCCCCAAACTATCGTCCCAACCCTGGCCTGGCTCCGGCAACAGACAGCATGAATGTTTACTTACTGGGGCCTGGAGACTCAATACAAGTTTCAGTCCTAGGATTTGATGAATATAAAGGTCTTCCTCCTCAGATCATTCTTCCAGATGGTACTATCTCTATTCCACTAGTTGAACGCTTTGTTGTCTCTGGTAAAACGGTCACTCAAGTTAAACAAGAACTGACTCGTCGTTTAAGTGAATATCTAGTTGACCCAACTGTGGAAGTTCAACTAACAAGCTTACGTCCACTTACTGTAACGGTTGCGGGAGAAGTCCGCCGGCCCGGCCCTTTACAACTCCAGCCTATTCCTCTTGGAGAATCAGGCTCGGGAGGAGATGAAACAGCCCGCTCCAGAATCATTCCTACTCTCGCCCAGGCCATTGCTGCTGCTGGGGGTGTAACCAAGGAAGCCGATGTTCGTGACATTATCATTAATCGAATTGGTGTTAATGGTATTTCTCAAACAATGACCGTAAATTTATGGAATTCTATTCAAGCTAGTAGCAGTAATCAAGATATTTCTTTGCGGGATGGTGACTCAATTTTTATTCCTAAAGCAACCGCATTGAGCCAAGGTGATCAAAAACTATTAGCCCGATCTGCATTTGGCTCTCCCACTGTTAAAGTCCGTGTTGTGGGTGAAGTTAAGCGGCCTGGTGAGATTGAAGTGTCTCCGGACAGTACCCTAAGTAGTGCTATCGCAGTAGCGGGTGGCCCAACAGATAAGGCTAATTTAACTAGGGTTCGTTTTTATCGCTTACAAGCTAATGGTACGGTTAATGAGAAAACTCTCAATATCGAGAAATTAACTGAGCCAACCCAGGTTGAAGATGGCGATGTCATCATGATTCCTAAAGGTGATGGCTACCGTTTCCTCGATGCAATTGGAACAGTTCTTGGCCCTCTTGGCGCAGCAGCTGCCTTTATTCGCATTTTTCAGTAG
- a CDS encoding DUF4351 domain-containing protein has product MWEVEASELLAFTPLCPLAILAKTANAETLLTEVAQRLEELENREERLSLTTYTYLLGGLKFRKEVLQQLLREEIMRESVTYRDLVETSEQRGLQQGIQRGRQEGEALLTLRLLQHKFGPLSDDLSQQIRDLPVSELENLAEALLDFQTPMDLTTWLTQAPN; this is encoded by the coding sequence ATGTGGGAAGTTGAAGCATCAGAACTCTTAGCCTTTACACCCCTCTGTCCCCTGGCAATTCTGGCCAAAACCGCAAATGCCGAAACCCTGTTAACTGAGGTAGCCCAGCGATTAGAGGAATTAGAAAACCGAGAAGAACGACTGAGTTTAACCACTTACACCTATCTTTTGGGTGGGCTAAAGTTTAGGAAAGAGGTATTACAGCAACTACTGCGGGAGGAGATTATGCGTGAATCTGTCACCTATCGGGATCTAGTAGAAACTAGCGAACAACGGGGACTTCAACAAGGGATTCAGCGGGGGCGACAAGAAGGTGAGGCTTTGTTAACCTTGCGGCTACTCCAGCATAAATTTGGCCCTCTGTCGGATGATCTCAGTCAGCAGATTCGCGATCTTCCTGTTTCGGAACTGGAGAACTTGGCAGAAGCCCTTTTAGATTTTCAAACCCCTATGGACTTGACCACATGGCTAACCCAGGCCCCAAACTAA
- a CDS encoding Spy/CpxP family protein refolding chaperone has protein sequence MLGSMGQLRVVQPGLTSSALGAMALLGLMTVNGAVAKAATPPPTAVTPAPIPAWITALKLSPDQIQKVQAIEVKFKPQARSQQIQLNQAESLLESLLVKGASNEDIRAQHQVIQNYRRQLEVTRLEAALEIKDVLTPAQRQQLAELNQQRLTRLRDLVLGSSGTTPR, from the coding sequence ATGTTAGGTTCTATGGGGCAGTTGAGGGTCGTTCAACCTGGGCTGACTAGTAGTGCTCTAGGGGCAATGGCTTTATTAGGATTGATGACAGTCAACGGGGCAGTTGCAAAGGCGGCCACTCCTCCCCCCACTGCGGTGACTCCAGCCCCAATTCCAGCTTGGATCACGGCCTTAAAACTATCCCCCGATCAAATTCAAAAAGTCCAGGCCATTGAAGTAAAGTTCAAACCCCAGGCCAGGAGCCAACAAATCCAACTGAATCAGGCTGAATCCCTCTTGGAATCTCTTTTGGTGAAAGGAGCGAGCAATGAGGATATCCGCGCCCAGCACCAAGTGATTCAAAATTATCGGCGGCAGTTAGAGGTGACACGTTTGGAAGCAGCCCTCGAAATTAAAGACGTTTTAACTCCAGCCCAGCGGCAACAATTGGCGGAACTGAATCAGCAGCGGTTGACCCGACTCCGAGATTTAGTCTTGGGCAGTAGCGGGACAACACCTCGGTAA
- a CDS encoding GNAT family N-acetyltransferase, with amino-acid sequence MKIFGLNFKLCVLMDMLVKLYQLEVNSALLLNHKQQGIIYRQPLGSETHLILDWVKARFSLGWVSEAEIALYQRPSRCLIAVQNGKLLGFACYDTAALGLFGPMGVDADSRGLGIGTILTQLTLEMMKTQGYAYAVIGWVGPAEFYQRVVGAIPIPDSFPGLWANRLQLSPS; translated from the coding sequence ATGAAAATTTTTGGCCTTAATTTTAAGCTTTGTGTTCTTATGGATATGCTGGTCAAACTGTATCAATTAGAGGTTAATTCCGCCCTTCTTTTAAACCATAAGCAGCAAGGCATAATTTATCGGCAGCCCCTCGGTTCTGAAACTCATTTAATTTTAGATTGGGTCAAAGCAAGATTTAGTCTAGGTTGGGTTAGTGAAGCCGAGATTGCCCTGTACCAGCGACCATCCCGCTGTTTAATTGCCGTCCAGAATGGAAAACTTTTGGGATTTGCCTGTTACGATACGGCGGCATTAGGGTTATTTGGGCCGATGGGGGTGGATGCGGATTCGCGGGGCCTGGGAATTGGCACAATTTTAACCCAGCTAACCCTTGAGATGATGAAAACCCAAGGTTATGCCTATGCGGTGATTGGTTGGGTCGGGCCGGCGGAATTTTATCAACGGGTGGTGGGCGCAATACCGATTCCTGACTCCTTCCCAGGCCTGTGGGCTAATCGCTTACAACTGTCTCCATCGTGA
- the mscL gene encoding large conductance mechanosensitive channel protein MscL, which yields MVSRRVKRGGRQFWQEFRDFAVKGNVIDLSVAVIVGGAFGKIVSSFVADILMPLINPLIPGGNWREIVIGPGLKIGSFAGNVLDFVVIALAMFLIIRVVIRQNPPPPTPVSERECPYCLELVPIAAIKCRACASELPSKSQS from the coding sequence ATGGTTTCGCGACGGGTCAAACGCGGGGGGCGGCAATTTTGGCAGGAGTTTCGGGATTTTGCAGTCAAGGGTAATGTGATTGATTTATCCGTAGCCGTCATTGTGGGGGGTGCCTTTGGGAAAATTGTTTCCTCCTTTGTGGCCGATATTTTAATGCCCCTAATTAACCCCTTGATTCCGGGTGGCAATTGGCGCGAGATTGTCATTGGGCCGGGGCTAAAGATTGGCAGTTTCGCGGGCAATGTCTTGGATTTTGTTGTGATTGCCCTGGCTATGTTTTTGATCATTCGCGTCGTGATTCGCCAAAACCCACCCCCACCAACCCCAGTTTCTGAACGGGAATGTCCCTACTGTTTGGAACTTGTCCCCATTGCTGCGATCAAATGCCGGGCCTGTGCTTCAGAACTTCCCTCGAAAAGTCAGTCCTAA
- a CDS encoding NAD(+) kinase — protein sequence MELAQALIVYKAGDAFSQRWAETLGHILEQEGCRILVGPSGPQDNPYPVFMASVNRPIDVAFVLGGDGTALAAARHLAPEGIPMLAVNVGGHLGFLTEPFELFQDTTTLLQRLRRDQYAMQQRMMLQAQAYEGPRPQSEPVGEKYLALNEMCIKPASADRMLTAILEMEIDGDVVDQYQGDGMIVATPTGSTCYTVAANGPIIHPGMEAIAVAPICPLSLSSRPIVLPARSIVSIWPLEDRNLTTKLWMDGVLATSIWPGQRVDVSMANCEARFIVLKDHYSFYQTLREKLHWAGARIHYNNHYVQRNGKS from the coding sequence GTGGAATTAGCCCAGGCCCTAATTGTTTACAAAGCTGGAGATGCCTTTAGCCAACGTTGGGCAGAAACCCTGGGCCATATCCTCGAACAGGAAGGATGTCGCATCCTCGTTGGCCCCAGCGGCCCCCAGGACAATCCCTATCCCGTGTTTATGGCTTCGGTGAATCGCCCGATTGATGTAGCTTTTGTTCTGGGGGGAGATGGGACGGCCCTAGCGGCAGCACGGCATTTGGCTCCAGAAGGGATCCCGATGTTGGCGGTGAATGTGGGGGGGCATTTGGGTTTTTTGACAGAACCCTTTGAACTCTTTCAAGATACGACTACCCTGTTACAGCGACTTCGCCGTGACCAATATGCCATGCAACAACGGATGATGCTTCAGGCCCAGGCCTATGAAGGGCCGCGACCCCAATCTGAACCCGTAGGGGAAAAATACCTAGCCCTCAACGAAATGTGCATCAAACCCGCTTCGGCCGACCGGATGCTCACAGCCATCTTAGAAATGGAAATAGATGGGGATGTGGTGGATCAATATCAAGGCGATGGGATGATTGTCGCGACTCCAACCGGATCCACCTGCTATACGGTTGCAGCCAATGGGCCGATTATTCATCCGGGGATGGAGGCGATTGCGGTGGCCCCGATTTGTCCTTTGAGTTTATCCAGTCGCCCGATTGTTTTACCGGCCCGCTCGATTGTTAGCATTTGGCCCCTCGAAGATCGAAATTTAACAACCAAACTTTGGATGGATGGAGTCTTGGCCACCTCAATCTGGCCAGGCCAGCGGGTAGATGTCTCCATGGCTAACTGTGAAGCCCGATTTATTGTTTTGAAAGATCATTACTCTTTTTATCAAACTCTGCGGGAAAAACTGCACTGGGCCGGAGCAAGGATTCACTACAACAATCACTATGTCCAACGTAACGGCAAAAGCTAA
- a CDS encoding DUF29 domain-containing protein encodes MTLKQSLYEQDFYTWAHQQAQALSQRQIERLDWEHLAEELSDLGNRHYDQLSSRLAVLIGHLLKGKYQPEHQGNSWRATIREQRRKISRLLYRNPGLQSRWEEALAEAWLDGRDLAIRETGLTESIFPESPCFDSQQIRDENFWP; translated from the coding sequence ATGACACTTAAGCAATCATTATACGAGCAGGACTTTTATACTTGGGCACATCAACAGGCCCAGGCCTTGAGTCAGCGTCAAATTGAGCGATTAGACTGGGAACATTTGGCTGAGGAATTATCAGACTTGGGGAATCGTCATTATGATCAACTCAGTTCCCGTCTGGCAGTTTTAATTGGCCATCTTTTGAAGGGGAAATATCAACCTGAACACCAAGGAAATTCCTGGCGGGCAACCATTCGCGAACAACGTCGTAAAATCAGTCGCCTACTGTACCGAAATCCTGGTCTTCAATCTCGTTGGGAGGAAGCCTTAGCCGAGGCCTGGTTGGATGGGCGTGATTTAGCCATTCGGGAGACTGGATTAACAGAATCTATCTTTCCAGAAAGTCCTTGCTTTGATTCTCAACAGATTCGAGATGAAAATTTTTGGCCTTAA
- a CDS encoding M48 family metallopeptidase translates to MAAPVSLVGLKADQFRHPLDQQATQALKQLPGMDILVRNLLAPVAEPVFYLENISSSLLVSPKQLPELHQLLLQACQILDVEVPQLYVRQNPVPNAYTLAMRGKQPFIVIHTSLLDLLTPAEIQAVIAHELGHLKCEHGVYLTLANLILLAAGQLSPWGTILAQGMQTQLMQWLRCAELTCDRAALLVAQDARVVASVLMKLCGGSRTYQNQLNLDAFLAQAKAYSQYRDQWGDLYKDVQTAQLTHPLPVLRAWELLNWFDSPAYGQLLRTYTRKSLI, encoded by the coding sequence ATGGCCGCACCAGTCTCCTTAGTTGGCTTAAAAGCAGATCAATTTCGCCACCCCCTTGATCAGCAGGCAACCCAGGCCCTGAAGCAACTCCCTGGCATGGATATCTTGGTGCGAAACCTCCTGGCCCCAGTGGCTGAACCCGTTTTTTATTTGGAAAATATTAGCTCTAGCCTCTTAGTCAGCCCGAAGCAACTCCCAGAACTCCACCAGCTCCTGCTCCAGGCCTGTCAAATTTTAGATGTGGAAGTGCCGCAACTCTATGTCCGCCAAAATCCAGTTCCCAATGCCTATACCCTGGCCATGCGCGGCAAGCAACCCTTTATCGTCATACACACGTCGCTGTTAGATTTACTCACTCCAGCCGAAATCCAGGCCGTGATTGCCCATGAACTTGGCCACCTCAAATGTGAGCATGGGGTTTACCTCACCTTGGCTAACTTAATTCTCCTAGCCGCCGGACAATTGAGTCCCTGGGGAACCATTTTGGCCCAGGGGATGCAAACCCAACTCATGCAGTGGTTACGCTGTGCGGAATTAACCTGTGACCGGGCAGCACTTTTGGTGGCTCAGGATGCGCGAGTTGTAGCTTCGGTGTTGATGAAACTCTGTGGGGGAAGTCGCACCTATCAGAACCAACTGAACTTGGATGCCTTTCTCGCCCAGGCCAAAGCCTACAGTCAATATCGAGATCAATGGGGTGATCTTTATAAAGATGTCCAAACAGCCCAGCTCACCCATCCTTTACCCGTGCTGCGGGCCTGGGAACTCCTAAATTGGTTTGATAGCCCTGCCTATGGGCAACTGTTGCGCACCTACACCCGTAAATCACTGATCTAG